One region of Rana temporaria chromosome 9, aRanTem1.1, whole genome shotgun sequence genomic DNA includes:
- the LOC120914443 gene encoding 3-galactosyl-N-acetylglucosaminide 4-alpha-L-fucosyltransferase FUT3-like, translating into MKLTGKRYGTESSLEDAPYTKLFDGRCMSSSSTIVMRRFFQKKINSAMKPFCNQNLIIIVPVIFFVIFFTWSWQRAGFSMVFECKQKDIMLTTADRLPNDSPISVHNKEKDLLVLVWVWPFGEPFPLNTCLSVYGISGCKLTADRSLYNMADAVVMHHVDIMYEKNLPWDPRPHHQRWVWFNMEPPLIIKNLHFLNNMFNMTMTFRQDSDVYRPYGRIEALREPQSFTIPAKSKLVAWVVSKWYPGVRRNEYYEELKKYIPIDVYGKNHMELSWDDFYTTISQYKFYLAFENSIYKDYITEKLWSNAFDSWAVPVVLGTTRKNYERFLPGEAFIHVDDFPSAKDLADYLFQLDNDDERYKNYFNWRSLYRVRRETGWDNHYCKACRALRQAPDYQIIPSLEKWFLEGTNVYEK; encoded by the exons ATGAAGTTGACAGGGAAAAGGTACGGCACAGAATCAAGTTTAGAGGATGCTCCCTACACAAAGCTTTTTGATGGTCGTTGCATGTCTTCTTCTTCTACCATCGTCATGAGAAGGTTCTTCCAAAAGAA AATAAACTCAGCAATGAAACCATTTTGTAATCAGAACTTGATCATCATAGTCCCAGTTATTTTCTTTGTGATCTTCTTTACCTGGTCATGGCAAAGAGCAGGATTCTCCATGGTCtttgaatgtaaacaaaaagacATTATGCTCACAACAGCAGACAGACTTCCAAATGACTCCCCAATCTCAGTCCACAATAAAGAGAAAGATCTCCTTGTACTTGTTTGGGTTTGGCCATTTGGGGAACCTTTTCCATTAAATACTTGTTTAAGTGTTTATGGCATCTCTGGCTGCAAATTAACCGCGGACCGAAGCCTCTACAACATGGCTGATGCTGTGGTCATGCACCATGTAGATATCATGTATGAAAAAAATTTGCCTTGGGATCCAAGGCCTCATCACCAGCGTTGGGTTTGGTTTAACATGGAACCCCCTTTGATCATTAAAAATCTCCACTTCTTAAACAATATGTTCAATATGACCATGACATTCCGCCAGGACTCTGATGTCTATAGACCTTATGGCCGTATTGAGGCTTTGAGAGAGCCTCAAAGTTTTACTATCCCAGCAAAATCTAAATTGGTCGCTTGGGTGGTCAGTAAATGGTATCCAGGCGTACGGCGTAATGAGTATTATGAGGAGCTGAAAAAGTACATTCCAATTGACGTTTATGGAAAGAACCATATGGAGTTATCTTGGGATGATTTTTATACAACCATCTCTCAGTATAAGTTTTACCTGGCCTTTGAAAATTCCATTTACAAGGATTATATAACTGAGAAGCTGTGGTCAAATGCTTTTGACTCCTGGGCTGTACCTGTCGTGTTAGGGACAACTAGGAAAAACTACGAGAGGTTCCTTCCTGGGGAAGCTTTTATTCATGTTGATGATTTTCCAAGTGCAAAGGATTTAGCAGATTACCTTTTTCAGTTGGACAATGATGATGAAAGATACAAAAATTATTTCAACTGGAGGTCATTGTATCGAGTAAGAAGGGAAACTGGGTGGGACAATCACTATTGCAAAGCATGTAGGGCATTAAGGCAAGCTCCGGATTACCAAATCATTCCTAGTTTGGAAAAGTGGTTCTTAGAGGGCACTAATGTGTATGAAAAATAA